The Haloarcula laminariae genomic sequence AGAGTTCAAAGAGCGCATCGACGGCGGCGAGTACGACGACCAGTTCGCGGCGCAGGCGTCTGCCTGAGTCGTTACGTATCTGCCGTCTTCTCCGGTTTCACCGCCCGTGAGCGGCGGCGCCTGTCCTCGCCCGCTCCAGCCGAACGGCGGTTCGACGGGTTTAAGTTTCCGATAGGCTTCTTCTCCGACGAGACAGGCATCCGCCTGTTTCACTGACCCGTAGAAGCCGTTTGGCGTACTACGGAGGTGAACAATGGCAGACCAGGAAATTGAGAACGCAGTCTCTCGCGCACTCGAAGAGGCACCTGAGCGGAACTTCCGCGAAACGGTCGACCTCGCCGTGAACCTGCGCGACTTAGACCTTAACGACCCGTCGAACCGCGTCGACGAGTCCGTCGTTCTTCCCGCTGGCACCGGACAGGAGACCACCATTGTGGTCTTCGCCGAGGGCGAGACAGCCCTCCGTGCCGAGGAAGCCGCAGACGACGTACTCGACGAGGACGAACTCGCAGAGCTTGGCGACGACGATGACGCCGCCAAGGATCTGGCCGATGACACTGACTTCTTCATCGCGGAGAAGGACATGATGCAGGACATCGGTCGCTATCTGGGGACCGTCCTCGGTCCGCGCGGGAAGATGCCGGAACCGCTCGACCCCGACGACGACGTCGTCGAGGTCGTCAACCGAATGA encodes the following:
- a CDS encoding 50S ribosomal protein L1, translating into MADQEIENAVSRALEEAPERNFRETVDLAVNLRDLDLNDPSNRVDESVVLPAGTGQETTIVVFAEGETALRAEEAADDVLDEDELAELGDDDDAAKDLADDTDFFIAEKDMMQDIGRYLGTVLGPRGKMPEPLDPDDDVVEVVNRMKNTVQLRSGERRTFHTRVGAEDMSAEDISDNIDVIVRRLHADLEKGPLNIDTVYVKTTMGPAVEVA